In the Chryseobacterium sp. MYb264 genome, one interval contains:
- a CDS encoding pentapeptide repeat-containing protein: protein MKNTYVSEENFENIDFTKNSLEHGEYENCTFLNCNFEYSDLSGFNFNDCEFIGCNLSMVKLVSTAFRDVNFKESKMFGLQFNDCNEFGMSFSFDGCSLNNSIFYQTSIKKTLFKDSKLIEVDFAECDLSNSVFNNCDFSGAVFDKTNLEKADLRTSVNYSIDPSQNRLKKAKFSLSQIYGLLYKFDIEIDKNG, encoded by the coding sequence ATGAAAAATACATACGTTTCTGAAGAGAATTTCGAAAACATTGATTTCACTAAAAATTCTCTGGAGCACGGTGAGTACGAAAACTGTACTTTCCTGAATTGTAATTTTGAATATTCAGATCTTTCCGGGTTTAATTTTAACGACTGCGAATTTATCGGCTGTAATCTGAGCATGGTAAAACTTGTTTCAACAGCTTTTCGTGATGTTAATTTTAAGGAAAGTAAAATGTTCGGACTTCAGTTTAACGATTGTAATGAATTCGGAATGTCTTTCAGTTTTGATGGCTGTTCGCTAAACAATTCCATCTTTTATCAAACCTCCATCAAGAAAACTTTATTTAAAGATTCAAAATTAATAGAAGTCGATTTTGCTGAATGTGATTTATCAAATTCTGTATTTAATAATTGTGATTTTTCCGGAGCTGTTTTCGATAAAACAAACCTTGAAAAAGCAGATTTAAGAACATCTGTCAACTATTCCATAGATCCGTCACAAAACAGGCTTAAAAAGGCCAAATTTTCACTTTCTCAAATCTACGGTCTGTTATATAAATTCGATATTGAAATTGATAAGAACGGGTGA